The Euphorbia lathyris chromosome 2, ddEupLath1.1, whole genome shotgun sequence genome includes a window with the following:
- the LOC136218212 gene encoding CSC1-like protein At1g69450, with product MRIITFSLKVFTFAAVIGIFVLLPVNCSGTQAIDFADLSNNSLDVFSISNVKSGTSSLWIHFAAVYIVTIFLCCLLIMNLK from the exons ATGCGAATAATTACTTTCAG TTTGAAAGTGTTCACGTTCGCTGCGGTAATAGGAATCTTTGTTCTCCTTCCAGTGAATTGTTCAGGAACTCAAGCAATTGACTTTGCAGATCTGTCAAATAATTCTTTGGATGTTTTTTCCATTTCAAATGTAAAAAGTGGCACGTCAAG CTTATGGATTCATTTCGCTGCCGTGTACATTGTCACTATATTTTTGTGCTGTCTACTTATTAT Gaatttaaagtaa
- the LOC136218210 gene encoding chorismate mutase 3, chloroplastic-like isoform X2 yields MEATKFSVIFPSTASINKTSFPMRNLSFVHDCQKRTQYLQLKSKSHGYCYLSASPSFPVRCSKNQVADFQGLSLEDIRHSLILQEDCIIRNLLMRAKYSYNEDTYDADVFSMDGFNGSLLEFIVRETENLHAKVLLHPCAGSISINSKIWDAYFKNLLPGLVKRGNDGNCGSAAVQDTLCLQALSRRIHYGKFVAEAKFQESPSDYEAAIALQDREKLMKLLTYEAVEETVKKRVEIKARRYGLNVTIKPEEDEEKALYKVDPGLVVDLYSNFIMPLTKEVQVHYLLRRLD; encoded by the exons ATGGAGGCAACTAAGTTCAGTGTTATTTTTCCTTCTACTGCAAGCATCAATAAAACAAGTTTTCCTATGCGCAATTTGAGCTTTGTTCACGACTGtcaaaagagaactcagtatctccAATTAAAATCTAAATCTCATGGATACTGTTACCTTTCAGCCTCACCGTCTTTCCCTGTTAG ATGTTCCAAGAATCAGGTGGCTGATTTTCAGGGCTTGAGCCTTGAAGATATAAGGCACTCATTGATTCTGCAAGAGGATTGCATAATACGTAACCTTTTGATGAGAGCTAAGTACTCCTATAATGAAGACACATATGATGCTGATGTGTTCTCCATGGACGGTTTTAATGGCTCTTTATTAGAGTTCATTGTGAGAGAAACAGAAAATTTACATGCAAAG GTCCTCCTGCATCCATGTGCTGGTTCAATAAGTATCAATTCGAAGATTTGGGATGCATATTTCAAAAATCTCCTTCCAGGATTGGTCAAACGGGGAAATGATGGTAACTGTGGATCTGCTGCTGTTCAGGACACATTATGCTTGCAG GCGCTGTCTAGGAGAATCCATTATGGAAAATTTGTTGCTGAGGCTAAGTTTCAAGAATCCCCTAGTGACTATGAGGCTGCTATCGCGCTGCAA GACAGGGAAAAGCTGATGAAATTGTTGACCTATGAAGCAGTGGAGGAAACGGTAAAAAAGAGGGTAGagataaaagcaagaagatatGGGTTAAATGTGACAATAAAacctgaggaagatgaagaaaagGCCTTGTACAAAGTGGATCCAGGTTTGGTGGTGGATCTATATAGTAACTTTATCATGCCTCTCACCAAGGAAGTTCAAGTTCATTATTTGTTGAGAAGGCTTGATTAA
- the LOC136218210 gene encoding chorismate mutase 3, chloroplastic-like isoform X1, which produces MEATKFSVIFPSTASINKTSFPMRNLSFVHDCQKRTQYLQLKSKSHGYCYLSASPSFPVRCSKNQVADFQGLSLEDIRHSLILQEDCIIRNLLMRAKYSYNEDTYDADVFSMDGFNGSLLEFIVRETENLHAKMGRYGNPEEHPFFPEHLPDIMIPALQNQQVLLHPCAGSISINSKIWDAYFKNLLPGLVKRGNDGNCGSAAVQDTLCLQALSRRIHYGKFVAEAKFQESPSDYEAAIALQDREKLMKLLTYEAVEETVKKRVEIKARRYGLNVTIKPEEDEEKALYKVDPGLVVDLYSNFIMPLTKEVQVHYLLRRLD; this is translated from the exons ATGGAGGCAACTAAGTTCAGTGTTATTTTTCCTTCTACTGCAAGCATCAATAAAACAAGTTTTCCTATGCGCAATTTGAGCTTTGTTCACGACTGtcaaaagagaactcagtatctccAATTAAAATCTAAATCTCATGGATACTGTTACCTTTCAGCCTCACCGTCTTTCCCTGTTAG ATGTTCCAAGAATCAGGTGGCTGATTTTCAGGGCTTGAGCCTTGAAGATATAAGGCACTCATTGATTCTGCAAGAGGATTGCATAATACGTAACCTTTTGATGAGAGCTAAGTACTCCTATAATGAAGACACATATGATGCTGATGTGTTCTCCATGGACGGTTTTAATGGCTCTTTATTAGAGTTCATTGTGAGAGAAACAGAAAATTTACATGCAAAG ATGGGTCGTTATGGGAATCCAGAGGAACACCCTTTTTTCCCTGAACATTTACCTGATATAATGATTCCCGCCTTGCAGAACCAACAG GTCCTCCTGCATCCATGTGCTGGTTCAATAAGTATCAATTCGAAGATTTGGGATGCATATTTCAAAAATCTCCTTCCAGGATTGGTCAAACGGGGAAATGATGGTAACTGTGGATCTGCTGCTGTTCAGGACACATTATGCTTGCAG GCGCTGTCTAGGAGAATCCATTATGGAAAATTTGTTGCTGAGGCTAAGTTTCAAGAATCCCCTAGTGACTATGAGGCTGCTATCGCGCTGCAA GACAGGGAAAAGCTGATGAAATTGTTGACCTATGAAGCAGTGGAGGAAACGGTAAAAAAGAGGGTAGagataaaagcaagaagatatGGGTTAAATGTGACAATAAAacctgaggaagatgaagaaaagGCCTTGTACAAAGTGGATCCAGGTTTGGTGGTGGATCTATATAGTAACTTTATCATGCCTCTCACCAAGGAAGTTCAAGTTCATTATTTGTTGAGAAGGCTTGATTAA
- the LOC136218210 gene encoding chorismate mutase 3, chloroplastic-like isoform X3, protein MEATKFSVIFPSTASINKTSFPMRNLSFVHDCQKRTQYLQLKSKSHGYCYLSASPSFPVRCSKNQVADFQGLSLEDIRHSLILQEDCIIRNLLMRAKYSYNEDTYDADVFSMDGFNGSLLEFIVRETENLHAKMGRYGNPEEHPFFPEHLPDIMIPALQNQQVLLHPCAGSISINSKIWDAYFKNLLPGLVKRGNDGNCGSAAVQDTLCLQALSRRIHYGKFVAEAKFQESPSDYEAAIALQGKADEIVDL, encoded by the exons ATGGAGGCAACTAAGTTCAGTGTTATTTTTCCTTCTACTGCAAGCATCAATAAAACAAGTTTTCCTATGCGCAATTTGAGCTTTGTTCACGACTGtcaaaagagaactcagtatctccAATTAAAATCTAAATCTCATGGATACTGTTACCTTTCAGCCTCACCGTCTTTCCCTGTTAG ATGTTCCAAGAATCAGGTGGCTGATTTTCAGGGCTTGAGCCTTGAAGATATAAGGCACTCATTGATTCTGCAAGAGGATTGCATAATACGTAACCTTTTGATGAGAGCTAAGTACTCCTATAATGAAGACACATATGATGCTGATGTGTTCTCCATGGACGGTTTTAATGGCTCTTTATTAGAGTTCATTGTGAGAGAAACAGAAAATTTACATGCAAAG ATGGGTCGTTATGGGAATCCAGAGGAACACCCTTTTTTCCCTGAACATTTACCTGATATAATGATTCCCGCCTTGCAGAACCAACAG GTCCTCCTGCATCCATGTGCTGGTTCAATAAGTATCAATTCGAAGATTTGGGATGCATATTTCAAAAATCTCCTTCCAGGATTGGTCAAACGGGGAAATGATGGTAACTGTGGATCTGCTGCTGTTCAGGACACATTATGCTTGCAG GCGCTGTCTAGGAGAATCCATTATGGAAAATTTGTTGCTGAGGCTAAGTTTCAAGAATCCCCTAGTGACTATGAGGCTGCTATCGCGCTGCAA GGAAAAGCTGATGAAATTGTTGACCTATGA
- the LOC136220440 gene encoding protein ELC — MALSSSILFIDTALSCTSPYALSYPQPKQKWLIRKHLLSLIQDHPTLSPSTDKFTHNDGTTVNLLYTSGDLRVSTHTPPIPLTIWLHENYPYMPPLVFVSPNSTSPIHKDHPFVDLSGSTSVPYLQTWTFPRCNLTKLVHNLVRIFRHDHPLIIPNSSSPADSDFTHPSLVSKMEAIDRLAGMLHYDILALKAKIGEEVEELTELKGELRKRDAITRCLMIDLERERLGLKDRVMKLRDEGDLVMNWVKVNGLNLEEEGLEGEDEESKMVIECVAADRAIEDLMYEMEKGLEGEVMGFDEYIKQVRILGREQFIHRAMLLKLRGPHFLYSLHSCI; from the coding sequence ATGGCATTATCATCTTCAATCCTATTCATAGACACTGCACTTAGCTGCACCTCCCCTTATGCACTCTCATACCCTCAACCCAAACAGAAATGGCTTATCAGAAAACACCTTCTTTCTCTTATACAAGACCATCCCACCTTGTCTCCTTCTACCGATAAATTCACCCACAACGATGGCACCACCGTCAACCTCCTTTACACCTCCGGCGACCTCCGTGTCTCTACTCATACTCCGCCTATACCTCTTACCATTTGGCTCCACGAAAACTATCCTTACATGCCTCCTCTAGTATTCGTTTCCCCAAATTCCACATCTCCAATTCACAAAGATCATCCCTTCGTTGACCTCTCCGGCTCTACTTCCGTCCCTTATCTTCAAACTTGGACATTTCCTCGCTGTAATCTCACTAAACTTGTTCATAATCTTGTCAGGATTTTCCGCCATGATCATCCTCTGATTATCCCTAATTCTTCTTCGCCTGCTGACTCCGATTTTACTCACCCGTCCCTTGTGTCGAAGATGGAGGCGATTGACCGTCTCGCGGGGATGCTTCACTACGACATTCTTGCGTTGAAGGCAAAAATTGGGGAAGAAGTGGAGGAGTTAACGGAGTTGAAGGGAGAATTGAGGAAGCGAGATGCGATCACAAGGTGTTTGATGATTGATCTTGAGAGGGAAAGGTTAGGGTTGAAGGATAGAGTGATGAAATTGAGGGATGAAGGTGATTTGGTAATGAATTGGGTGAAAGTGAATGGATTAAATTTAGaagaagagggattggaaggggaagatgaagaatcCAAAATGGTGATTGAATGCGTTGCAGCAGATAGAGCAATAGAGGATTTGATGTATGAAATGGAGAAGGGATTGGAGGGAGAAGTGATGGGTTTTGATGAATATATTAAGCAGGTAAGAATATTGGGTAGAGAGCAGTTCATCCATAGAGCCATGCTTCTCAAATTAAGAGGTCCTCACTTCCTCTATTCCCTTCATTCATGCATATAA